In Microbacterium esteraromaticum, the following proteins share a genomic window:
- the idi gene encoding isopentenyl-diphosphate Delta-isomerase produces the protein MSHSPERVILLDDDGNPRGVARKDEVHNEATPLHLAFSCHVRDDEGRLLLTRRALSKRAWPGTWTNAFCGHPGPFEAIPDAVQRRAQQELGLEITDLQLELPDFRYRAIDASGIVENEICPVYTARAVGQPSLNPAEAMDARWVTPEDLADALTAAPWAFSPWLVLQAQQLSATAGTIHATAWRSVA, from the coding sequence GTGTCCCACTCCCCCGAGCGCGTGATCCTTCTCGACGACGACGGGAACCCCCGCGGAGTCGCCCGCAAGGACGAGGTGCACAACGAGGCGACTCCGCTGCACCTCGCGTTCTCGTGTCACGTCCGCGACGATGAGGGAAGACTCCTGCTCACCCGCCGCGCGCTGAGCAAGCGCGCCTGGCCCGGCACCTGGACCAATGCGTTCTGCGGACATCCCGGACCGTTCGAGGCGATCCCGGACGCCGTGCAGCGCCGGGCACAGCAGGAGCTGGGCCTGGAGATCACCGACCTGCAGCTCGAGCTGCCGGACTTCCGCTACCGCGCGATCGACGCCTCCGGCATCGTCGAGAACGAGATCTGCCCGGTCTACACCGCACGCGCGGTCGGCCAGCCGTCGCTCAACCCCGCCGAGGCGATGGATGCCAGGTGGGTCACCCCCGAAGACCTCGCCGACGCCCTGACCGCCGCGCCGTGGGCGTTCAGTCCCTGGCTGGTGCTGCAGGCGCAGCAGCTGTCGGCGACCGCGGGAACCATCCACGCCACGGCGTGGAGGAGCGTCGCGTGA
- a CDS encoding polyprenyl synthetase family protein, producing the protein MRLDTAVDPRLDEIIDRFFTTRIARADAMGGRYGELWRRAADATQGGKRLRPRMLLLAHDRLGGVEDASALNAAAAFEVLHTALLMHDDVLDRDLVRRGQPNLAGRFAAAALDDGLDPETSTSWGEASALLAGDLLISGAHVLVAEVTHPAAATLHRVVDDALMLTAAGEHADVGYAKGIMPADPDDILRMIEQKTAAYSFAAPLRVGALLAGGTDQVVEALERIGSRLGLLYQLRDDALGVFGAESTTGKSVIGDLREGKRTMLVAFAEGTEEWEAVRPLFGQAPLDAADADRLRAALISCGAVDRMQRVIDEVLREVLHEVAIAPLPTGLRAELALIAERCAERQS; encoded by the coding sequence GTGAGGCTCGACACGGCGGTCGATCCGCGACTCGACGAGATCATCGACCGCTTCTTCACCACCCGGATCGCCCGCGCCGACGCCATGGGCGGACGCTATGGAGAGCTGTGGCGCCGCGCGGCGGACGCGACCCAGGGCGGCAAGCGGCTGCGCCCGCGCATGCTGCTTCTCGCGCACGACCGGCTCGGCGGAGTGGAGGATGCCTCGGCCCTGAATGCGGCGGCGGCCTTCGAAGTGCTGCACACCGCCCTGCTGATGCACGACGACGTGCTCGACCGCGACCTCGTGCGCCGCGGCCAGCCCAACCTCGCCGGCCGCTTCGCCGCTGCCGCGCTCGATGATGGACTCGATCCCGAGACCTCCACCTCGTGGGGCGAGGCCTCTGCTCTGCTCGCGGGCGATCTGCTGATCAGCGGCGCGCACGTGCTGGTGGCCGAGGTGACCCATCCGGCGGCCGCGACGCTGCACCGTGTGGTCGACGATGCCCTCATGCTGACGGCGGCAGGCGAGCACGCCGACGTGGGCTACGCGAAGGGGATCATGCCTGCGGACCCCGACGACATCCTCCGGATGATCGAGCAGAAGACCGCCGCCTACTCGTTCGCGGCACCGCTGCGCGTCGGGGCGCTGCTCGCCGGCGGGACCGACCAGGTCGTCGAGGCGCTCGAGCGGATCGGGTCGCGTCTCGGTCTGCTGTATCAGCTGCGCGATGACGCGCTCGGCGTGTTCGGCGCCGAGAGCACGACGGGCAAGAGCGTGATCGGCGACCTGCGCGAGGGCAAGCGCACCATGCTCGTCGCCTTCGCCGAGGGCACAGAGGAGTGGGAGGCGGTGCGGCCGCTGTTCGGGCAGGCTCCGCTCGACGCGGCGGACGCCGACAGGCTGCGCGCAGCGCTGATCTCCTGCGGAGCCGTCGACAGGATGCAGCGGGTCATCGACGAGGTGCTGCGCGAGGTGCTGCACGAGGTCGCGATCGCCCCACTGCCCACCGGGCTGCGTGCCGAGCTCGCGCTCATCGCCGAGAGATGCGCGGAGCGGCAGTCATGA
- a CDS encoding phytoene/squalene synthase family protein, with amino-acid sequence MRPPPALDLYTRTAHAASAHVISGYSTSFGYASRLLPREVRAGIADVYALVRVADEIVDGPAAEAGLDRPEVVAILDELERDTVAALQRGFSANLVVHAFADTARRTGIGVDLIRPFFESMRVDATAHARFDRDEYRRYIHGSAEVVGSMCLRVFALEQPGMVLDEHLEEGARRLGAAFQKVNFLRDLADDAGRLGRSYIPELDPRTFTDQEKEAVVDEIADDLAIARSAIARLPRGARRATTAAAALFGRLNEQLRETPASRLRTTRVSVPLRRKVAILFGAATGRTAV; translated from the coding sequence ATGAGACCTCCGCCCGCCCTCGACCTGTACACCCGCACGGCGCACGCGGCGTCGGCCCACGTGATCAGCGGGTACTCGACGTCGTTCGGCTACGCCAGCAGGCTGCTGCCGCGCGAGGTGCGCGCGGGAATCGCCGACGTGTATGCGCTGGTCCGCGTCGCAGACGAGATCGTCGACGGCCCGGCCGCAGAGGCGGGTCTCGACCGACCCGAGGTCGTGGCGATCCTCGACGAGCTCGAGCGCGACACGGTCGCCGCCTTGCAGCGCGGATTCAGTGCGAACCTCGTGGTGCATGCCTTCGCCGACACCGCGCGGCGGACGGGGATCGGCGTGGATCTGATCCGGCCGTTCTTCGAGTCGATGCGCGTCGACGCCACCGCGCACGCCCGCTTCGACCGAGACGAGTACCGTCGCTACATCCATGGCTCCGCCGAGGTCGTGGGCTCGATGTGCCTGCGCGTTTTCGCGCTGGAGCAGCCGGGGATGGTGCTCGACGAGCACCTCGAAGAGGGTGCTCGCCGCCTCGGCGCAGCCTTTCAGAAGGTGAACTTCCTGCGCGATCTGGCTGACGATGCGGGGCGTCTCGGCCGCTCGTACATCCCTGAACTCGACCCCAGGACGTTCACCGACCAGGAGAAGGAGGCCGTGGTGGATGAGATCGCCGATGACCTCGCGATCGCCCGATCGGCGATCGCACGCCTGCCCCGCGGCGCGCGGCGGGCCACGACCGCGGCCGCCGCGCTGTTCGGCCGCCTGAACGAGCAGCTGCGCGAGACGCCCGCATCGCGACTGCGCACCACGCGGGTGTCTGTGCCGCTGCGGCGCAAGGTGGCCATCCTGTTCGGCGCAGCGACCGGCAGGACCGCCGTATGA
- the crtI gene encoding phytoene desaturase family protein, with product MRRVVVIGGGISGLATAALLAREGASVTLVEARDELGGRAGSWESNGFRFDTGPSWYLMPEVFDHFFRLLGTSSAEQLDLVRLDPAYRVYFEGEDAPFDLPAEGARDALIALDPAAEQQLDRYLESAADTYDLATSTFLYSTYESLRPLLTPRTLRGLPTLTRLLAEPLDRRIRRHSREPRVQQILGYPSVFLGTSPAKAPGMYHLMSHLDVGQGVLYPRGGFAEVIAAIARLAAVEGVDIRTGCPARRIRIEAGAVTGVEVELADGSLELLPADVVVSTADLHVTEQQLLSPEHRTRSERWWDGRDPGPGAVLALLGVRGELPQLAHHTLLFTKAWEEGFDAIYGRGRGRAGTRIPDPASLYVCRPSATDDVAPEGHENLFVLIPVPADTSIGAGGVDGAGDDRVERAADAAIDQIAGWCGIPDLRERIVVRRTIGPADFEREFGAWRGGALGPAHTLRQSAFLRGANTSSKVDGLLYAGATTIPGIGLPMCLISAELVVKRLRGDVSAGPLPEPLAEPVAGRL from the coding sequence ATGAGGCGCGTCGTCGTCATCGGCGGGGGCATCTCGGGACTCGCCACCGCCGCGCTGCTCGCCCGCGAGGGCGCATCCGTGACCCTGGTCGAAGCGCGCGACGAGCTCGGCGGTCGTGCCGGCAGCTGGGAGTCGAACGGCTTCCGATTCGACACCGGACCCTCCTGGTACCTGATGCCCGAGGTCTTCGATCACTTCTTCCGTCTGCTCGGCACGTCATCGGCGGAACAGCTCGATCTCGTCCGTCTCGATCCGGCGTACCGGGTCTATTTCGAAGGCGAGGATGCGCCATTCGATCTGCCTGCGGAGGGCGCCAGGGATGCCCTGATCGCGCTCGACCCGGCCGCCGAGCAGCAGCTCGACCGGTATCTCGAGTCGGCCGCCGACACCTACGATCTCGCGACCTCGACGTTTCTCTACAGCACCTACGAATCGCTGCGTCCGCTGCTCACTCCGCGTACCCTGCGAGGGCTGCCGACGCTGACCCGTCTGCTGGCCGAGCCGCTCGACCGGCGCATCCGCCGGCACAGCCGAGAGCCGCGCGTGCAGCAGATCCTCGGATATCCGTCGGTGTTCCTCGGCACCTCGCCCGCGAAGGCGCCAGGCATGTACCACCTGATGAGCCACCTCGACGTCGGCCAGGGAGTGCTGTACCCGCGAGGCGGCTTCGCCGAGGTGATCGCCGCCATCGCCCGGCTCGCTGCCGTCGAGGGGGTCGACATCCGCACCGGATGCCCGGCCCGCCGCATCAGGATCGAGGCCGGTGCCGTCACGGGGGTCGAGGTCGAACTCGCCGACGGGTCGCTCGAGCTGCTGCCCGCCGACGTGGTCGTCTCGACGGCCGACCTGCATGTCACGGAGCAGCAGCTGCTGTCTCCGGAGCACCGCACGCGATCCGAGCGCTGGTGGGACGGGCGCGACCCCGGACCGGGGGCCGTGCTCGCGCTGCTCGGCGTGCGTGGCGAGCTGCCGCAGCTGGCACACCACACGCTGCTGTTCACGAAGGCGTGGGAAGAGGGCTTCGACGCCATCTATGGCAGAGGCAGGGGCCGTGCGGGCACGCGCATCCCCGATCCTGCGTCGCTCTACGTGTGCCGTCCGAGCGCGACAGACGACGTGGCGCCCGAGGGTCACGAGAACCTGTTCGTGCTCATCCCTGTGCCCGCCGACACCTCGATCGGCGCGGGTGGCGTCGACGGAGCAGGCGACGACCGCGTCGAGCGCGCGGCCGATGCGGCGATCGATCAGATCGCCGGCTGGTGCGGCATCCCGGATCTGCGGGAGCGGATCGTCGTCAGGCGCACCATCGGGCCGGCCGACTTCGAGCGCGAGTTCGGAGCCTGGCGCGGCGGCGCGCTCGGCCCCGCGCACACGCTGCGTCAGAGCGCCTTCCTCCGCGGTGCGAATACCTCGTCGAAGGTCGACGGTCTGCTCTACGCCGGTGCGACGACGATCCCCGGCATCGGTCTGCCGATGTGCCTGATCAGCGCCGAGCTCGTGGTCAAGCGCCTGCGCGGCGACGTGTCGGCCGGGCCCCTGCCGGAGCCGCTGGCGGAGCCGGTGGCGGGGCGCCTGTGA
- a CDS encoding lycopene cyclase domain-containing protein, with protein MSAAYLIALLVSLAGMVLLDVRHRLFLGRDPLRATIVLAAGTVFFLLWDIAGIGLGIFFRDDGEFATGILLAPELPLEEPIFLLFLCQLTMVLVCGAEKMLAARRRDDA; from the coding sequence GTGAGCGCCGCCTATCTGATCGCCCTGCTGGTCTCGCTCGCGGGGATGGTGCTGCTCGACGTGCGCCACCGGCTCTTCCTCGGCCGGGATCCCCTGCGCGCGACGATCGTGCTGGCCGCAGGCACCGTGTTCTTCCTGCTGTGGGATATCGCCGGCATCGGGCTCGGCATCTTCTTCCGCGACGACGGGGAGTTCGCCACTGGCATCCTGCTGGCCCCCGAGCTGCCGCTCGAGGAGCCGATCTTCCTCCTCTTCCTGTGCCAGCTCACCATGGTGCTCGTGTGCGGCGCCGAGAAGATGCTCGCGGCGCGACGAAGGGACGACGCATGA
- a CDS encoding lycopene cyclase domain-containing protein yields MSYVLLCAAFLVAAAGIALVVRRRTRMPSPAALAVAAGALLLLTAVFDNVMIAVGLFDYSSAHISGIRIGEAPIEDFAYPLAAVILLPALWSRLRGKEADDDR; encoded by the coding sequence ATGAGCTACGTGCTGCTCTGCGCTGCCTTCCTCGTCGCGGCTGCAGGGATCGCTCTGGTCGTGCGACGCCGTACCCGGATGCCCTCCCCCGCCGCACTCGCGGTGGCCGCCGGCGCTCTCCTGCTGCTCACTGCGGTGTTCGACAATGTCATGATCGCTGTGGGGCTCTTCGACTACTCGAGTGCGCACATCTCGGGCATCCGGATCGGCGAAGCCCCCATCGAGGACTTCGCGTACCCGCTCGCCGCGGTGATCCTGCTGCCGGCCCTGTGGTCGCGGCTGAGGGGGAAGGAGGCGGACGATGATCGGTGA
- a CDS encoding prenyltransferase, which produces MIGDLLAASRPLSWINTAYPFAAAYLLVEGGIDARWVIGTLFFLVPYNLAMYGINDVFDYASDLANPRKGGVEGALLSPQRHRTVLVTAVAVCVPFVVALVVLGSPVSWLILAISLFAVVAYSAPPFRFKEIPMLDSVTSSVHFVSPAVYGFALAGGEVTPGLVALLSAFFLWGVASHAFGAVQDVVPDREGGISSIATALGAARTVRLALACWTAAGLLMLLTGWPGALAAVLALPYLWAALPFRSVSDAESGTANRGWRHFLWINYACGFVVTMLLIAYALDVR; this is translated from the coding sequence ATGATCGGTGACCTGCTCGCGGCGTCCCGGCCGCTCAGCTGGATCAACACGGCCTACCCGTTCGCCGCCGCCTACCTGCTCGTCGAGGGCGGGATCGACGCCCGCTGGGTGATCGGGACGCTGTTCTTCCTCGTGCCGTACAACCTCGCGATGTACGGCATCAACGACGTCTTCGACTATGCCTCCGACCTCGCCAATCCCCGCAAGGGCGGCGTCGAGGGGGCCTTGCTCTCCCCGCAGCGGCACCGCACGGTGCTCGTGACCGCCGTCGCCGTGTGCGTGCCGTTCGTCGTTGCGCTGGTCGTGCTGGGTTCGCCCGTGTCGTGGCTGATCCTCGCGATCAGCCTGTTCGCGGTGGTCGCGTACTCTGCGCCGCCGTTCCGCTTCAAAGAGATCCCGATGCTCGACTCGGTGACGTCGAGCGTGCACTTCGTGAGCCCCGCCGTGTACGGGTTCGCCCTGGCGGGCGGTGAGGTGACGCCAGGGCTCGTGGCGCTGCTGAGCGCCTTCTTCCTCTGGGGCGTCGCAAGCCACGCGTTCGGCGCGGTGCAGGATGTCGTTCCCGACCGTGAGGGCGGCATCTCATCGATCGCCACCGCTCTGGGGGCGGCTCGCACCGTGCGCCTCGCACTCGCGTGCTGGACGGCGGCGGGTCTGCTGATGCTGCTGACGGGCTGGCCCGGCGCACTCGCCGCGGTGCTCGCGCTGCCCTATCTCTGGGCGGCCCTGCCGTTCCGCTCGGTGTCCGACGCCGAATCCGGCACCGCCAACCGGGGTTGGCGGCACTTCCTCTGGATCAACTACGCCTGCGGCTTCGTGGTGACGATGCTGCTGATCGCCTACGCCCTCGACGTCCGCTGA
- a CDS encoding type 1 glutamine amidotransferase, which produces MRVLVVEHEADTGIQRVGRALTAEGADLDIVGPEVGAPLPADLQGYDALVVLGGSPGPEDDDIAPWMPQTRELVRQALEAEMPYLGICLGAQVLGVVAGGAVGDAVQPEVGLCEFELTPAAADDPLLSGLQEDAGPLRALQWHFLEVTQLPKGSVSLARSGACANQAFRVGRNAWGLQFHLEADAEIARGWAEPESTKLAGLGLTADEIVDGMAADEEWLESTWSGVARRWLAIARASVTSVAQS; this is translated from the coding sequence ATGCGGGTGCTCGTGGTCGAGCACGAGGCCGACACCGGCATCCAGCGCGTGGGCAGGGCGCTCACCGCCGAGGGTGCTGATCTCGACATCGTGGGCCCTGAGGTCGGCGCGCCGCTGCCCGCCGACCTGCAGGGCTACGACGCGCTCGTGGTGCTGGGCGGTTCCCCCGGTCCCGAGGACGACGACATCGCGCCGTGGATGCCACAGACCCGTGAGCTCGTGCGGCAGGCTCTGGAGGCCGAGATGCCGTACCTCGGCATCTGTCTCGGTGCTCAGGTGCTCGGCGTCGTGGCGGGAGGCGCTGTCGGCGATGCCGTGCAGCCCGAGGTGGGGCTGTGCGAGTTCGAGCTGACGCCCGCGGCCGCCGATGATCCGCTGCTGAGCGGGCTGCAGGAGGATGCCGGTCCGCTGCGCGCTCTGCAGTGGCACTTCCTCGAGGTCACCCAGTTGCCGAAGGGCAGCGTGTCGCTCGCCCGCAGTGGCGCCTGCGCGAATCAGGCGTTCCGCGTGGGGCGCAATGCGTGGGGCCTGCAGTTCCATCTCGAAGCCGACGCGGAGATCGCTCGTGGATGGGCCGAGCCCGAGAGCACGAAGCTCGCGGGACTCGGTCTGACCGCTGACGAGATCGTCGACGGGATGGCGGCAGACGAGGAGTGGCTGGAGAGCACGTGGAGCGGCGTCGCCCGCCGGTGGCTCGCCATCGCTCGGGCATCGGTTACCTCCGTGGCGCAGAGCTGA
- a CDS encoding ATP-binding cassette domain-containing protein — MAFLELNGVRKSYGDHQVLRGIDLHVEQHQVVCLIGASGCGKSTLLRTINALEDIQDGEIRLDGETVSGEGVDLDRLRTRIGIVFQSFNLFPHMTVLENVMLAPRRVLGVSAGEAETFARKLLSRVGLEEKADAYPDQLSGGQQQRVAIVRAVAMNTDVLLLDEITSALDPELVAEVLNIVKDLAADGLTILMATHEMNFAREVADSIAFLHEGRVLEQGPPEQIFGAPREERTREFLGQIVAAGRL, encoded by the coding sequence GTGGCCTTCCTCGAACTCAACGGCGTGCGCAAGTCGTACGGCGACCACCAGGTGCTCCGCGGCATCGATCTGCACGTCGAGCAGCACCAGGTGGTCTGCCTGATCGGCGCATCCGGATGCGGCAAGTCGACCCTGCTGCGGACCATCAACGCCCTGGAGGACATCCAGGACGGCGAGATCCGCCTCGACGGCGAGACCGTCTCGGGCGAAGGGGTGGATCTCGATCGCCTGCGCACGCGCATCGGCATCGTCTTCCAGAGCTTCAACCTGTTCCCGCACATGACGGTGCTCGAGAACGTGATGCTCGCGCCCCGCAGGGTGCTGGGTGTCAGCGCCGGCGAGGCGGAGACCTTCGCCCGCAAGCTGCTCTCGCGCGTGGGGCTGGAGGAGAAGGCGGATGCCTATCCCGACCAGCTCTCGGGCGGACAGCAGCAGCGGGTGGCGATCGTGCGCGCGGTGGCGATGAACACCGACGTGCTGCTGCTCGACGAGATCACCTCCGCACTCGACCCCGAGCTGGTCGCCGAGGTGCTGAACATCGTGAAGGACCTCGCGGCCGACGGGCTGACCATCCTCATGGCCACGCACGAGATGAACTTCGCGCGCGAGGTCGCCGACTCGATCGCCTTCCTCCACGAGGGACGCGTGCTCGAGCAGGGACCGCCCGAGCAGATCTTCGGCGCTCCTCGGGAGGAGCGCACCAGGGAGTTCCTCGGGCAGATCGTCGCGGCGGGCCGACTGTGA
- a CDS encoding amino acid ABC transporter permease — translation MTLSSATQPVRVRERITSEHDTSGTALLVGALVWASAVAASTMTALSLPAVADGVWSLIIGGVLWAVVALALAAGLPLARGLAERGRAASARSAGDETVARAARHRARQAGWIGAGYSVPILLVTLFAQFLAANDHAVQTTFFDVPFMLRSLGDIAVGFWQNVQIAVIAEVLVLVWAMLIALGRILPGTAGRPIRWLATAYIDIFRAVPSIIVIYLVGFGLPLAGIPFFSDLGPFWSSILALTLTYGAYVAEVYRSGIDSIHWSQVAAARSLGLSYGKTMRFVVLPQAVRRVMPPLLNDFIGLQKDTALVTIIGMVDAFTQAKILSSNYFNLSSVTVVAILFIIITIPQTRFVDRLIERDNRAKTRS, via the coding sequence ATGACCCTGAGCTCGGCCACGCAGCCGGTGCGCGTGCGCGAGCGCATCACCTCGGAGCACGACACCTCCGGCACGGCGCTGCTCGTCGGCGCCCTGGTGTGGGCGTCGGCGGTCGCGGCCTCGACGATGACGGCGCTGAGTCTTCCCGCCGTCGCCGACGGCGTGTGGTCGCTGATCATCGGCGGCGTGCTCTGGGCCGTCGTCGCGCTCGCGCTCGCCGCGGGCCTGCCCCTGGCACGAGGCCTCGCCGAGCGAGGACGCGCTGCCAGCGCTCGCAGCGCGGGTGACGAGACGGTGGCGCGCGCGGCACGCCACCGTGCGCGCCAGGCCGGATGGATCGGCGCGGGATACTCGGTGCCGATCCTTCTCGTGACCCTGTTCGCGCAGTTCCTCGCCGCGAACGACCACGCGGTGCAGACCACGTTCTTCGATGTGCCGTTCATGCTCAGGAGCCTGGGCGACATCGCGGTCGGGTTCTGGCAGAACGTGCAGATCGCGGTCATCGCCGAGGTGCTGGTGCTGGTCTGGGCCATGCTGATCGCGCTGGGCCGGATCCTGCCCGGTACGGCCGGACGCCCCATCCGGTGGCTCGCCACCGCGTACATCGACATCTTCCGCGCGGTGCCGTCGATCATCGTCATCTACCTCGTCGGGTTCGGCCTGCCCCTCGCAGGCATCCCGTTCTTCAGCGACCTGGGTCCGTTCTGGTCGTCGATCCTCGCCCTCACGCTCACCTACGGCGCCTACGTCGCCGAGGTGTACCGGTCTGGCATCGACAGCATCCACTGGTCGCAGGTGGCAGCCGCCCGCTCGCTCGGGTTGAGCTACGGCAAGACCATGCGCTTCGTCGTGCTGCCACAGGCGGTTCGTCGTGTCATGCCGCCGCTGCTCAACGACTTCATCGGACTGCAGAAGGACACCGCGCTGGTCACGATCATCGGCATGGTCGACGCCTTCACGCAGGCGAAGATCCTCTCGAGCAACTACTTCAACCTGTCGTCGGTGACCGTCGTGGCGATCCTCTTCATCATCATCACCATCCCGCAGACGCGCTTCGTCGACCGGCTCATCGAGCGCGACAACCGCGCCAAGACCAGGAGCTGA
- a CDS encoding ABC transporter substrate-binding protein, with product MKKRILVGLVAVSSVAALLTGCTSAPGDAAGGADAKPYGDCEVAGKKGEFTLQTLEEGKLTVKADLPSRGWYNGDTVDSIKDGVDYCILANIAYRSGIDEIDLQNSSFDGLIAGKAGDMDLTLNQITITDERAEIFDFSEPYFSSTAGVVVKKGADIDADSLRDAKIGVKQGTTEQIFVESTLKPSQQVSVFPGDPELDAAVAAGQIDAAVQDLSVALGSATASNGAIEVIGQYDSGQSMGVLLPKGSPNTAVVSEIIQQMKQDGTIDELSSKYLSVAYGVDPTEIPLWSIE from the coding sequence ATGAAGAAGCGCATTCTTGTCGGGCTGGTCGCCGTCAGCTCCGTCGCAGCCCTCCTGACCGGCTGCACGAGCGCACCGGGAGACGCAGCGGGCGGAGCCGACGCCAAGCCCTACGGCGACTGCGAGGTCGCCGGGAAGAAGGGCGAGTTCACCCTTCAGACGCTCGAAGAGGGCAAGCTGACCGTCAAGGCCGACCTGCCCAGCCGCGGCTGGTACAACGGCGACACCGTCGACTCGATCAAGGACGGCGTGGACTACTGCATCCTCGCCAACATCGCCTACCGCTCCGGCATCGACGAGATCGACCTGCAGAACTCGTCGTTCGACGGGCTCATCGCCGGCAAGGCCGGCGACATGGATCTCACGCTGAACCAGATCACCATCACGGACGAACGTGCCGAGATCTTCGACTTCTCCGAGCCCTACTTCTCGTCCACCGCCGGCGTGGTGGTCAAGAAGGGCGCGGATATCGACGCCGACTCCCTGCGCGACGCGAAGATCGGGGTCAAGCAGGGCACGACCGAGCAGATCTTCGTCGAGAGCACTCTGAAGCCCTCTCAGCAGGTATCGGTCTTCCCCGGCGACCCCGAGCTCGACGCAGCCGTGGCCGCCGGCCAGATCGACGCCGCAGTGCAGGACCTCAGCGTCGCCCTCGGATCTGCGACAGCCTCGAACGGTGCGATCGAGGTGATCGGGCAGTACGACAGCGGACAGAGCATGGGCGTGCTGCTGCCCAAGGGGTCGCCGAACACCGCCGTGGTCAGCGAGATCATCCAGCAGATGAAGCAGGACGGGACGATCGACGAGCTCTCGTCGAAGTACCTCAGCGTCGCCTACGGCGTCGACCCGACCGAGATCCCGCTGTGGAGCATCGAATGA
- a CDS encoding LacI family DNA-binding transcriptional regulator, translating into MTSTSGKITIRDVAAAAGVSPATVSLVYNDKGEVAAATRERVLQAGRRMGYQPGWISKVFRSGRTNILGIAVQHGTTSAWERTYLPYYRGIIAGAALEALDHGYTVTAVRVAADGSFDDRFSLDGMVIVDPRRDDPAVTLALSQGIAVIAEGGCLGDQPEGRIRSVRADVETGVPLVLDELREKGARRPAFFRGPSDDLYTELSLHAYRTWCTAHAVDPIEYSLPEDHRPIDGARQLLSGDLGELDAVYCLNNTYGSATVAAAAELGLGIPDRLHVAAAAEAHEAAVDPRLVYLALDPVESGATCVRLLIDLIEGRSPADQLLPVRVLNARASA; encoded by the coding sequence ATGACCAGCACCTCAGGGAAGATCACGATCCGAGACGTCGCCGCTGCGGCAGGCGTGTCGCCCGCGACGGTCTCGCTCGTCTACAACGACAAGGGCGAGGTCGCCGCCGCGACCCGTGAGCGTGTGCTCCAGGCAGGACGGCGCATGGGCTACCAGCCGGGCTGGATCAGCAAGGTCTTCCGCTCGGGACGCACCAACATCCTCGGCATCGCGGTTCAGCACGGGACGACGAGCGCGTGGGAGCGGACCTACCTGCCCTACTACCGGGGCATCATCGCGGGGGCCGCTCTGGAGGCCCTGGATCACGGCTACACGGTGACGGCTGTGCGCGTGGCAGCCGACGGATCGTTCGACGACAGGTTCTCTCTCGACGGCATGGTGATCGTCGACCCGCGGCGCGACGACCCCGCCGTGACGCTGGCCCTCTCGCAGGGTATCGCCGTGATCGCCGAGGGCGGATGCCTGGGCGACCAGCCCGAGGGCCGGATCCGTTCGGTGCGGGCTGATGTCGAGACCGGCGTCCCGCTGGTGCTCGATGAGCTCCGCGAGAAGGGGGCCCGCCGTCCCGCGTTCTTCCGCGGCCCATCGGACGACCTCTACACCGAGCTCTCCCTGCACGCGTACCGCACGTGGTGCACGGCTCATGCCGTAGACCCGATCGAGTACAGCCTGCCCGAGGACCACCGGCCCATCGACGGCGCCCGCCAGCTGCTGTCAGGAGACCTCGGGGAGCTCGACGCCGTCTACTGCCTGAACAACACCTACGGCAGCGCGACCGTGGCGGCGGCAGCCGAGCTCGGGCTGGGCATCCCCGATCGTCTGCATGTCGCCGCCGCTGCGGAGGCGCACGAGGCCGCGGTCGATCCGAGGCTCGTCTACCTCGCCCTGGACCCTGTGGAGTCCGGCGCGACATGCGTGCGGCTGCTCATCGATCTCATCGAGGGGCGTTCCCCCGCAGATCAGCTGCTCCCCGTGCGCGTCCTGAACGCACGGGCGAGCGCCTGA